The genomic interval TGTACATTTTTGCTGAAAGCATTATATTATTGACAATGACTTGATGGATCAGTGTGATGATGTCACAGGGTCCTGGTTGTGATTGGACACCCCATTCAGGGAGAGGGGAGTTGTTGGtcagggtaaagagagagagagtgtgaagagagcgtgagagagagcgagaaagagagagagaacgtgacagtacattttttgtttatttcacttttgtttattatctatttcacttgctttggcaatgtaaatatatgtttcccatgccaataaagccccttaaattgaaatttaattgagaaagcgagagagagaaaaaaacattgaAGGCTTTAGCTCAATGTTATCTATGGTGTCTGTGGGAAAATCTACATTAACATTTAGTTGCACATTGGTCGTTGTGAGAGATTCCATTGTGTTGGAGGAGGAACTGATACCCTGATCTGTGTTGTTGCTGTGTGATTCCTATACGTTCCCTTAGTCCATATTGGTCTGGTAAACTAGCATTTCCTGTCAAAGTAAGGGCAATGAAACCTCCCACGACTCACGTGCTGTTTGAATGTGTGCTGACCAATGACTCATCATCACAAAAAGAGGTCAGGGGACATGCACATGGAAGACAAAGGTTGCCAAATGAAGAATATAATGCTAAGTAGCATTAAAatgatctctctctatctctctctacctctctttctctctctctcactctccctacctcactctctctcccgccttctcttgctccctacctctctctctctctctttctttctctcccactctctctctcctctccccatcagtCGAAGATGAAGTGTTGTCCCTGTGACTCCAGGAACCCATCCAGTCAGTTGGCTCACACCATCCAGGATGTTCTATCCACTGCTGGACCCAACAGGTGGTGGCAGGCCAGGAAAGGTGAGGGGATACAAAGCTAAATAACACATATCTTAGTGCTGAGATCCATCCTAAAACTATGTCCTGTTGTGATCCAGAAAATAAACCAAACCTATGTTTTTTTAGACGTGAGTCCAGTCACCGTACAGTTGGACCTACAGAACCTGTTTCAGCTGGACACCCTCGTTCTGACATTCAAGGTAAGATCCAGCCCCCAGACCAGCATGGACAGGGCTTTTCCAATGTGCAAGGACCAATTAGTCTTTTTAAGTACAGTAGAATCTGATGGACTGATTTTCCTGTTGCCTCTACACAGGGTCCTCGTCCCAGTGCGCTGGTGGTGGAGAGGACGCTGGATAACGGTAAAACATGGCAACCTGCTCTCTACATGGCCTCAGACTGCAGATCGGCCTTCCCTGGCATTGCCATGACTACGCCACGTTCCCTGGACCAGACGTATTGTTACACTCTGCCCCCCGCCACCACTAACCCCTACCAGGACCAGACggtaagggagagagacacaATGTTGAAAACTGGAGAAAATTCCCAtgatattttgtctctgtacCATGAATAAGTTGTTTTCTGTACTCTTTTTGATTTTGCTCATTGTATTAAACAGATTCAATTTAGCCCCTTGCGTCAGTTCTCTACCATCAGCGTCCCCAATGGGCAGAAGATTCAAGGTAAGATGCTTACCCGTCCATAACGTCCCCCCACGGTTGCTATGGACAATATAACTACATGTCCAATAAGAGTACTTACAGTATATTCCAATCTTTACACATGACATTTAAGCCATTTAGCACGTGCTCTCCTCCAGAAACACTTACACCTTTCTTGATTGACACAATCCTGATCCAATGAGGTTCTTTGCCCAGTGACTGACAGCTCTCTCTGTCCACAGAGGTATCAGGATTGTCAGGCCTGCGAGTGAGGCTGACTAATCTGGGTGCTGTGCCCCGCCTGCCGGGCCGCGCTCCCTCTCTGTTCTACGCCCTCAGAGAGATGAGAGTGATGGGCACCTGCCTCTGCCACGGCCATTCCAACCGGTGTCTGCCGGATACTAACCAGCTACCTCACACACAGGTACATATTGTTAAACACATAGGTTACAGTTACAGTACAAGTGAATGGCTCTTTAGTGGGTTTATAACTCTGTGTATGTGTTGCAGGTCAGTGCTCAGTGTGAATGCCAACACAACACAGCAGGTATAAACTGTGAGCGCTGTGCAGATCTTTACAACGACCTGCCCTGGAGACCTGCAGAGGAGGGGGACACACATACCTGCAAACGTACGCAACCACTAATGTCTTAATACACTGACTACATCTTTTTGGTACAAGTGTGGAGAAATAGGATGACTTTGCTAATGTATCGCACAAGCAGCAACTCTAAGTAATAACTCAGTGAAGACTGATTTTTGTGAGTTGACTGAACATATACAGTCACAGATGTTGATTATTTCCCATGGTGCTGCCCCCTATAGGTTGTGAGTGTAACAACCATGCCCAGCGGTGCCGTTTTGACCCAGATGTGTATGAGTTGAGCGGACGGAGGAGTGGGGGGGTGTGTGAGAGCTGTCTGCACCACACGACAGGACCCAAGTGTGACCGCTGTGCCCCTGGATACCAACCCAACCACCGGAGCAGCATGGACCGGCCTGATGCCTGCACACGTGAGTGATCTTAAAACCGTAGTTTTATATGTATTAATAAAATACTGCTGCCTTTAATCCTCTTTCTCTCCTACTATAGGTTTAATCACCACCACATTAGGTCGCAGTGTTGCAATATCTTTGCTGTGTTTGATTATTGTTGTGTTTCTGTTTTGTTTCCTGTGTTTTGTACAGGCTGTCATTGCAGTGCTGAGGGGGTGGAGAATGGGGATCAGTGTGATGACGTCACAGGGTCCTGTCGCTGTAAGGCCAATGTTGATGGATCACAATGTGACCGCTGCAAGATGGGATACTACGGTCTGACCGCCTCCAACCCTCTGGGCTGCAACAGTGCGTAATCTTTCACTCTTGACCCTGAATAGGCAATTCATAAACTCTCATGTCATGATTACTTACAGCTGTATTCACTATACTGTGGTGTTGGTCTATCCCCATCTGactctgtgtctatctctctccagAGTGCCTGTGCAGTAAAGACGGAtccctgtccagtgtgtgtgaccCTGGGAGTGGTCAGTGTCCTTGCCGACCTCATCTCCAGGGGCTGACCTGTGAGCTGTGTTCCCATGGTTACTGGAATCCATCCTCTCCCCGTGGTTGTGAGCCCTGTCGCTGTGACCCCACCAACTCCCATGGTGACACCTGTGACCAGAGTACGGGTCAGTGTCAGTGCAGGTCAGGGTTCGGAGGTCGTACCTGTACAGAATGCCCTGACAACACCTACGGAGACCCACTCATTGGCTGCAGATGTAAGTGCCCTGTCGTGTTCTGTCACAGAAACCTTCAAAGGCTCTTAAACATGCTTTGTTCAATGCTTTTGACAATTCAATCCAATGGGCAGACTAAGTAACAATAATTTTCTCTCCTCATGaccctgttctcttccctctctctctccatcttctccctttctctgtaGCGTGTCAGTGTGCTGCTGCGGGCACAGAGCCAGGAGGCTGTGATAAGCGTACGGGGGCCTGCCGGTGCCGGCTGGGTGTCACAGGTGCCCGTTGCGATGCCTGTACCCGTGGCCACTGTGACTCCTTCCCTGACTGTGAGGTCTGCCCCTCCTGCTTTTTCTCTCTGGACTCGAACATCCAGAACCTCACCCTGGGCCTGGAGAAACTCTCCTCCAGGATTCCCTCTCTTCCTGGGGGCTCATTACCTACCAGTCTGGGTCCCCGCATCAGAACCCTGGAGGCCACTCTAACCCAGATACGAGACTCTCTCCCACTGCCACCTCCCTCTGCCAGACAAGTCAACGACGCCCTCTCTCAGCTCCGCAGGCTAAGGTGGGGGATGTTCAGATGTCCCGGCAAACTTAGAATGTCTAAATAGAAGTGGGGCATCAGATTCCATAAACTGCGAAACTTTGCTTTTCAAAATTTCAGTGTATATATTTAAACACCTCTATTCCTGTAGACTACAGTCCTTCATTACCCAGCTCACTGTCCCTCATATCCATTGTAATCCTCCAGGGACCAGTTGGATCAGGTGGATGGAGATTTGTCACCCCAAGGCCGAGCCCCTGAGCTAGGCACACAGCTGGACGAACTCCAGGCTCTACTGGACGGCCTGGGTCTGGTGTACAACACCAAGAGAGATGCTCTCAGGAACTCTGTCAACTCCAACAATGCAGGTGAGGGAGACGCCACCAGAGAGCTAGGAGCACCATCTATGTGTCGAGTGGCAAAAACAAGGTTCAGAATTTAGAGTGTGGAATTTAGAATCCACAATCAAAATCAGAACCAAAGCCTTGATGCCAGTCTGTTTTGGTTTGAGCTAAATTATGGCTGCTATCACACCTGTTTCTGTCCTCTTGGTTGGTTCTCTCTCAGGGGCCTTTTCTTCCATAAAGGATGCCTATGACGAGTCAACTGACTCTGCCAAAAGTGTTGATGCTAGTGGGAAGACTGTAGACCAGTCAAAAGCAGTCAGAAAAGACGCCTTTGACCTCCAGAACCAGGTCCAACCAGCCAACACCAGAGACCTGGAGAAACTCAGTCACCAGCTGAACACCAAACCTGACCTCACACCCACTGCCAAGCAGGTAAACCTAGGCCTAGTCCTAgtcctagccttaaccctaacccaaaccctagcCCTAGTCCTAAACCGAACCATAGCCCTAACTCTAGCCCTAACCCTACCTCCACCTAAATGTGAATGTGTATTGTTATTCCCTGTCTCTCAGGTGTGTGGC from Salvelinus fontinalis isolate EN_2023a chromosome 18, ASM2944872v1, whole genome shotgun sequence carries:
- the lamb3 gene encoding laminin subunit beta-3, which produces MWILFQLAALTAVAATQRDCSQGACYPPMGDLLLGRDRQLHASSTCGLTGSEVFCTPFGQSKMKCCPCDSRNPSSQLAHTIQDVLSTAGPNRWWQARKDVSPVTVQLDLQNLFQLDTLVLTFKGPRPSALVVERTLDNGKTWQPALYMASDCRSAFPGIAMTTPRSLDQTYCYTLPPATTNPYQDQTIQFSPLRQFSTISVPNGQKIQEVSGLSGLRVRLTNLGAVPRLPGRAPSLFYALREMRVMGTCLCHGHSNRCLPDTNQLPHTQVSAQCECQHNTAGINCERCADLYNDLPWRPAEEGDTHTCKRCECNNHAQRCRFDPDVYELSGRRSGGVCESCLHHTTGPKCDRCAPGYQPNHRSSMDRPDACTRCHCSAEGVENGDQCDDVTGSCRCKANVDGSQCDRCKMGYYGLTASNPLGCNKCLCSKDGSLSSVCDPGSGQCPCRPHLQGLTCELCSHGYWNPSSPRGCEPCRCDPTNSHGDTCDQSTGQCQCRSGFGGRTCTECPDNTYGDPLIGCRSCQCAAAGTEPGGCDKRTGACRCRLGVTGARCDACTRGHCDSFPDCEVCPSCFFSLDSNIQNLTLGLEKLSSRIPSLPGGSLPTSLGPRIRTLEATLTQIRDSLPLPPPSARQVNDALSQLRRLRDQLDQVDGDLSPQGRAPELGTQLDELQALLDGLGLVYNTKRDALRNSVNSNNAGAFSSIKDAYDESTDSAKSVDASGKTVDQSKAVRKDAFDLQNQVQPANTRDLEKLSHQLNTKPDLTPTAKQVCGSMRFAPCTPAQCDGELCPVEGAPPCGRGERCVGALPLGTRAVSDAEEVKDRLKQLNGKITQAAAQIQETQDTANKVRQSTDDLDNQMRRARDDLDADLQETRDFVKELKDFLSDPSSDPTHISTVSEWILNAKLPVSLATLKRKLQEIRDLAAGLPDSTAVLDQAGPQLDTARRLLQEARDARDAALGVKADVDGLLEGFATVEGSLSGLEEKVQESLDIVDDISSNLTQTKAQLSPAVKALGEVSALTEGMKPQLEGLRALVRSGDMLAQNATEEADKAKREADAAAKELASLEKQLEQLRAAERTSGRGDGTGTAGARLQKLQEEAGSLAQDTGDMIKALAGKADSLHSLQDEVLLKSQRLTGLEAKLLDLLADMRQKVTIFSTCQG